A genome region from Cognatishimia activa includes the following:
- the rfbD gene encoding dTDP-4-dehydrorhamnose reductase — MKLFVFGKTGQVARELILQGSAHEITALGRDQADLSDPAACAAIVAQSDADAVINAAAYTAVDKAEEEEALATIINGDTPGAMARACAAKDIPFLHVSTDYVFDGTGETPWSPSDPVAPQNAYGRSKLAGEEAVRAAGGAHLILRTSWVFSAHGNNFVKTMLRLSETRDHLTVVADQIGGPTAARDIAKTLLAIAPQLGARKGGTYHFAGQPPVSWADFARVIFVKSGRKMQVADIPTSDYPTPAKRPLNSRMDCADLTTDFGVTIPDWRASLDEVLRDLEA; from the coding sequence ATGAAGCTCTTCGTCTTTGGCAAAACCGGACAAGTCGCGCGGGAATTGATCCTGCAAGGCAGCGCGCATGAGATCACGGCCCTGGGCCGCGATCAGGCGGATCTGTCAGACCCCGCGGCCTGCGCCGCGATCGTCGCCCAAAGTGACGCGGACGCAGTGATCAACGCCGCGGCCTACACGGCGGTCGACAAGGCCGAAGAGGAAGAAGCCCTAGCCACCATAATCAACGGCGACACGCCCGGTGCGATGGCGCGGGCTTGTGCCGCCAAGGATATCCCGTTTTTGCATGTCTCAACCGACTATGTGTTTGACGGAACAGGCGAAACCCCTTGGTCGCCTAGTGATCCCGTCGCCCCGCAAAACGCCTATGGCCGAAGCAAATTGGCGGGTGAAGAGGCTGTGCGCGCGGCAGGCGGGGCCCATCTCATCCTGCGCACTTCTTGGGTGTTTTCGGCCCATGGCAATAACTTCGTCAAAACCATGCTGCGGCTTTCTGAAACGCGCGACCATCTCACCGTCGTCGCCGATCAAATCGGAGGCCCAACCGCCGCGCGCGACATCGCGAAAACGTTGCTCGCCATTGCGCCCCAGCTCGGGGCCCGCAAGGGCGGCACCTATCATTTCGCAGGCCAGCCGCCAGTCAGCTGGGCCGATTTCGCCCGGGTAATTTTCGTGAAATCAGGTCGGAAAATGCAGGTCGCTGATATCCCAACATCGGACTATCCAACGCCTGCCAAACGCCCGCTCAATTCGCGAATGGACTGCGCCGATTTGACGACAGATTTCGGCGTAACGATCCCCGATTGGCGCGCGTCACTGGACGAGGTTTTGCGCGACCTAGAGGCCTAA
- the rfbB gene encoding dTDP-glucose 4,6-dehydratase, which produces MKLLVTGGAGFIGSAVVRLAIERGHEVINLDALTYAACLDNVAPVALSPNYTFVQADIRDALAIQTAINGHKPDAIMHLAAESHVDRSIDGPGDFIETNVNGTYVMLEAARAYWEAQGRPDTFRFHHVSTDEVYGTLGATGLFTEDTPYAPNSPYSASKAASDHLVRAWGETYGLPVVITNCSNNYGPYQFPEKLIPVVILNALAGQPIPVYGKGENIRDWLYVEDHADALLLALEKGELGRSYNIGGENEATNIDLVRQICAILDDLRPGDAPYADQITFVTDRPGHDLRYAIDPTRMREELGWRPSVTVEEGLRKTVQWYLENGDWLEALMARHGVGERLGQGG; this is translated from the coding sequence ATGAAACTTCTCGTCACCGGCGGCGCCGGCTTTATTGGATCTGCCGTCGTACGCCTCGCCATCGAACGCGGTCATGAAGTGATCAACCTCGACGCGCTGACCTATGCCGCCTGCCTGGACAATGTGGCCCCTGTGGCGCTCTCGCCAAACTACACTTTCGTGCAAGCCGACATCCGAGATGCTCTGGCTATTCAGACCGCGATCAACGGCCACAAACCCGACGCCATCATGCATCTGGCTGCAGAATCCCACGTGGACCGCTCCATCGACGGCCCTGGCGATTTCATCGAGACCAACGTCAACGGCACCTATGTGATGCTCGAGGCCGCGCGCGCCTATTGGGAGGCACAGGGGCGACCAGACACCTTCCGTTTTCATCACGTATCCACCGACGAAGTCTATGGCACGCTCGGCGCCACCGGCTTGTTCACCGAGGACACGCCCTACGCACCCAACAGCCCCTATTCCGCGTCCAAAGCCGCCTCCGACCACCTCGTGCGCGCCTGGGGCGAGACTTATGGCCTGCCGGTCGTCATCACCAATTGCTCCAACAACTACGGCCCCTATCAGTTCCCTGAAAAACTGATCCCCGTAGTGATCCTAAACGCCCTCGCAGGTCAGCCAATTCCGGTCTATGGCAAAGGCGAGAACATCCGCGACTGGCTTTACGTCGAAGACCACGCCGACGCGCTTTTGCTTGCGCTTGAAAAAGGCGAGCTGGGCCGCAGCTACAACATCGGTGGCGAGAACGAAGCCACCAATATCGACCTCGTCCGCCAAATCTGCGCGATCCTCGACGATCTACGCCCGGGCGACGCGCCCTATGCAGATCAGATCACCTTTGTGACCGACCGCCCCGGCCACGATCTGCGCTATGCCATCGACCCAACCCGCATGCGCGAAGAACTCGGCTGGCGGCCCTCTGTGACTGTCGAGGAAGGCCTGCGCAAGACGGTTCAATGGTACCTCGAAAACGGCGACTGGCTTGAGGCGCTCATGGCGCGTCACGGCGTCGGAGAGCGGCTCGGGCAGGGCGGATGA
- a CDS encoding phosphomannomutase: MAPKFGTSGLRGLVTELTADLVQDYTQAFIASCDTGGAVHVGQDLRPSSPEIASEVLKAVEAAGLEAIDCGVLPTPALAFSAMAQGHGAIMITGSHIPADRNGLKFYVPSGEISKADETAIVATLGGASKAAKGARSRQDSATAFVARYTDAFTKDALSGLRIGVYQHSSVARDLLVTILEALGAEVTPLARSEVFIPVDTEAVDPETRDMLAGWVHAHGLDAIVSTDGDADRPMLAIAPGEIVPGDVLGALTAEYVEADVLVTPVSSNTMIEAMEGFSTIHRTRIGSPYVIAAMEKALGDDGAVRVVGYEANGGFLLGFEAKGLAPLMTRDCVLPILAPLALAKSQGVSLADLVAGLPPRFTAADRLQGIATEASKVFLAGLSTDAAARASFFEGLPKETAVDQTDGLRVTFEDGDIVHLRPSGNAPEFRCYAESDSADAATALVTRHLELLRARLG; the protein is encoded by the coding sequence ATGGCTCCGAAATTTGGCACGAGCGGTTTGCGTGGGTTGGTGACAGAACTGACCGCTGACTTGGTGCAGGATTACACACAAGCATTCATCGCGAGCTGTGACACCGGCGGTGCCGTGCATGTGGGACAAGACCTGAGGCCTTCGTCCCCTGAGATCGCGTCCGAGGTCCTGAAAGCCGTTGAGGCCGCGGGACTAGAGGCCATTGATTGCGGTGTGCTCCCGACGCCTGCTCTGGCCTTTTCGGCGATGGCGCAGGGGCATGGCGCGATTATGATCACCGGCAGCCACATCCCGGCAGATCGCAACGGGTTGAAGTTCTATGTACCAAGCGGCGAGATCAGCAAGGCTGACGAGACGGCGATTGTCGCGACTTTGGGCGGCGCGTCGAAGGCGGCAAAAGGGGCGCGTTCTCGGCAGGATAGCGCCACGGCCTTTGTGGCTCGCTACACCGATGCTTTCACGAAAGATGCACTAAGCGGCCTACGCATTGGGGTCTATCAACACAGTTCGGTCGCGCGTGATCTCTTGGTGACAATCCTTGAGGCCTTGGGGGCAGAGGTCACGCCGCTGGCGCGTTCCGAAGTCTTTATTCCGGTGGACACCGAAGCGGTCGATCCAGAGACCCGAGATATGCTGGCGGGCTGGGTACATGCACATGGTCTTGATGCCATTGTCTCCACTGACGGAGACGCAGACCGTCCGATGCTGGCGATTGCACCGGGTGAGATTGTGCCTGGCGACGTGCTTGGCGCGCTGACGGCGGAGTATGTTGAGGCCGATGTCTTGGTGACGCCAGTTTCCAGCAATACGATGATCGAAGCGATGGAGGGGTTTTCCACCATCCACCGGACTCGCATCGGGTCGCCCTATGTGATTGCAGCGATGGAAAAGGCCTTGGGCGATGACGGAGCCGTCCGTGTCGTTGGATATGAGGCCAATGGGGGCTTTTTGTTGGGGTTTGAGGCCAAAGGCCTCGCGCCGCTGATGACTCGTGATTGCGTCTTGCCGATCCTTGCGCCTTTGGCGTTGGCGAAATCTCAAGGCGTTTCGCTGGCGGATTTGGTTGCGGGTTTGCCGCCGCGTTTCACAGCCGCAGACCGCTTGCAAGGGATCGCCACTGAGGCGTCGAAGGTGTTTCTGGCGGGTCTCAGCACCGACGCGGCCGCTCGGGCTTCGTTTTTTGAGGGTTTGCCTAAGGAAACTGCGGTGGACCAAACAGACGGGCTACGCGTGACGTTTGAAGACGGTGATATCGTGCATCTGCGCCCCTCAGGCAATGCGCCAGAGTTTCGATGCTATGCCGAAAGTGACAGCGCCGATGCCGCAACGGCTTTGGTCACAAGGCATCTGGAATTGCTCAGGGCGCGTTTGGGTTAG
- a CDS encoding DUF2793 domain-containing protein: MPIETSPILALPYIQAAQAQKHVTHNEAIRLLDIAVQLVVQSRSLTAPPTSDVEGHRYIVATNATGGWAGHDGEIAIYEGGAYWFIAPLPGWRAYVMDEAEMAVLNPSNLWGTARDLPLEIERLGVNATPDANNQMILSGASTLFTHDGAGHRLTLNKATEGDTASFLFQTGYGGRAEVGTTGNDDLTIKVSADGSIWVDALRVDGDSGHVTGAAVMASATDTTAGRLMRADYGYGPGNLVGSVAEAAGVPTGAVIETGSTANGSYTRFADGTQICAQALTTSSTSVTTWSFPIAFSTPPSCVASAQASVPRFTTTGASSTTQTDVDCWDTTGTRQAETVHLIAFGRWF; this comes from the coding sequence ATGCCGATAGAAACATCCCCGATCCTCGCCCTGCCCTATATTCAAGCCGCACAAGCCCAGAAACATGTGACCCACAATGAGGCCATTCGATTATTGGATATTGCGGTGCAACTGGTGGTGCAAAGCCGCAGCCTGACAGCACCACCTACCTCCGACGTCGAGGGACATCGCTATATTGTCGCGACCAATGCGACAGGTGGCTGGGCGGGTCATGACGGAGAGATCGCGATCTATGAAGGCGGGGCCTATTGGTTCATCGCCCCCCTGCCCGGTTGGCGCGCCTATGTGATGGATGAAGCGGAGATGGCGGTTTTGAACCCAAGTAACCTTTGGGGGACCGCCCGCGATTTGCCTTTGGAAATCGAGCGCTTGGGCGTGAATGCAACGCCTGATGCCAACAATCAGATGATCCTCAGCGGGGCGTCGACGTTGTTCACCCATGATGGCGCGGGGCATCGGCTAACGTTGAACAAGGCCACAGAAGGCGACACCGCAAGCTTTCTGTTTCAAACCGGATATGGCGGCCGTGCCGAGGTTGGGACGACCGGAAACGATGACCTGACGATCAAAGTCTCGGCAGATGGCAGCATCTGGGTGGATGCTTTGCGTGTGGATGGCGACAGCGGGCATGTCACGGGCGCTGCGGTGATGGCCTCTGCGACGGATACGACGGCTGGTCGGTTGATGCGGGCGGATTATGGCTATGGGCCAGGTAATTTGGTTGGCAGTGTCGCGGAGGCGGCAGGCGTACCGACTGGGGCTGTGATCGAGACCGGATCAACCGCGAATGGCAGCTACACGCGCTTTGCGGACGGCACGCAAATTTGTGCGCAGGCCCTGACCACAAGCAGCACGAGCGTGACAACATGGAGCTTTCCAATCGCGTTTTCGACGCCTCCAAGCTGTGTCGCAAGTGCCCAAGCCAGCGTGCCAAGGTTCACGACGACAGGCGCGTCGAGCACCACCCAGACCGACGTCGATTGCTGGGACACCACCGGCACGCGACAGGCCGAAACCGTGCATCTGATCGCCTTTGGCCGCTGGTTCTAG
- a CDS encoding TRAP transporter large permease codes for MSVLFLFLLVIGFLLIGVPIAVSLGMSSILFLLIFSDTSLASIAQTLMQAFVGHFTLLAIPFFILASSFMSTGGVAQRIIRFSIACVGHLRGGLAIAGVFACMMFAALSGSSPATVVAIGTIVIAAMRQAGYTKEFAAGVICNAGTLGILIPPSIVMVVYAAAVEVSVGRMFLAGVIPGILAGLMLMIAIYVMARIKNMPKGEWKGWGEIGASFRDASWGLLLIVIIMVGIYGIPGVTGAFFTPTEAAAVSSVYAFFVACFIYRDMGPLAARDGQERKSILQAPQAIITAWFHEDTRKTLFEAGKLTVTLLFVIANALILKHVLTEEQIPQAVANAMLSAGFGPVMFLVVVNIILLIGGQFMEPSGLLVIVAPLVFPIAIELGIDPIHLGIIMVVNMEIGMITPPVGLNLFVTSGVAGMPMMSVVRAALPFLGVLFIFLIMITYIPAISTFLPNSIMGPELILN; via the coding sequence TCTTTAGTGACACCTCCCTGGCCTCTATTGCACAGACGCTGATGCAGGCATTCGTAGGTCACTTCACTCTTCTGGCGATCCCATTCTTTATTTTGGCGTCGTCGTTCATGTCGACTGGCGGTGTTGCCCAACGCATCATTCGCTTTTCGATTGCCTGCGTGGGACATCTGCGCGGAGGCTTGGCGATTGCGGGCGTATTTGCCTGCATGATGTTTGCAGCCCTTTCGGGTTCATCCCCTGCAACCGTCGTCGCTATCGGTACTATCGTCATTGCTGCTATGCGACAGGCGGGGTACACCAAAGAATTTGCAGCAGGCGTGATCTGCAATGCAGGTACTTTGGGCATTCTTATTCCCCCGTCTATCGTGATGGTGGTTTACGCAGCGGCTGTTGAGGTTTCCGTGGGCCGGATGTTCCTCGCAGGCGTTATTCCTGGGATCCTTGCGGGCCTAATGTTGATGATCGCGATCTATGTGATGGCGCGTATTAAGAACATGCCAAAAGGTGAGTGGAAAGGCTGGGGCGAGATCGGCGCGAGCTTCCGTGATGCGTCTTGGGGTCTGTTGCTGATCGTGATCATCATGGTAGGGATCTACGGCATTCCGGGCGTGACTGGCGCGTTCTTCACGCCGACTGAAGCGGCGGCTGTGTCCTCTGTCTATGCCTTCTTCGTGGCCTGCTTCATCTATCGTGACATGGGGCCGCTGGCTGCACGCGACGGACAAGAGCGCAAATCGATCTTGCAGGCGCCTCAGGCGATCATCACTGCTTGGTTCCACGAAGACACTCGCAAGACCCTGTTTGAAGCAGGTAAGCTGACGGTCACCCTGTTGTTCGTGATCGCCAACGCCCTGATCCTCAAGCATGTTCTGACCGAAGAGCAGATCCCTCAGGCTGTGGCTAACGCCATGCTGTCGGCGGGCTTTGGCCCCGTGATGTTCCTTGTGGTGGTCAATATCATCCTGCTGATCGGCGGGCAGTTCATGGAGCCATCAGGCCTCTTGGTTATCGTGGCACCGCTGGTGTTCCCAATCGCGATCGAGCTGGGCATTGACCCGATCCATCTGGGTATCATCATGGTGGTCAACATGGAGATCGGTATGATTACGCCTCCGGTTGGTCTGAACCTCTTCGTGACCTCGGGCGTGGCTGGGATGCCGATGATGAGCGTTGTCCGTGCGGCCCTTCCGTTCCTCGGTGTGCTGTTCATCTTCCTGATCATGATCACCTATATCCCAGCGATTTCGACATTCCTGCCGAACTCGATCATGGGACCGGAGCTGATACTAAACTAA
- the rfbA gene encoding glucose-1-phosphate thymidylyltransferase RfbA, with protein MTERKGIILAGGTGSRLFPITSGVSKQLLPVYDKPMIYYPISVLMLSGIREIAMITTPQDRAQFERALGDGSQWGVSLTYIEQPSPDGLAQAYILAEDFLSGAPSAMILGDNLFFGHGLPDHLEEAAKQAQGGTVFGYRVTDPERYGVVDIDADGKVTAIVEKPEVAPSPYAVTGLYFLDGTAPAKAKSVKPSARGELEITSLLELYLDEGSLTVQQLGRGFAWLDTGTYASLLDAGNFVRTLSERQGMQVGCLEEIAFEAGWIDGDALAERAEFYSKNAYGTYLKGLLAETKKIK; from the coding sequence ATGACAGAGCGCAAAGGCATTATTCTCGCAGGGGGCACGGGGTCTCGCCTGTTCCCGATCACCAGCGGCGTCTCAAAACAGCTTTTGCCGGTCTATGATAAGCCTATGATTTATTACCCGATTTCGGTCCTGATGCTGTCAGGCATCCGAGAGATCGCGATGATCACGACACCGCAGGACCGTGCGCAATTTGAACGTGCTCTGGGCGATGGCAGCCAATGGGGCGTGTCGCTCACATATATCGAGCAACCCAGCCCAGATGGCCTCGCGCAGGCCTATATTCTGGCCGAGGATTTCCTGAGCGGCGCGCCAAGTGCGATGATTTTGGGCGACAACCTGTTTTTCGGCCATGGCCTGCCTGATCACCTCGAAGAGGCCGCAAAACAGGCGCAGGGCGGCACGGTCTTTGGCTACCGCGTCACCGATCCCGAACGCTATGGCGTCGTAGATATCGATGCCGACGGCAAAGTTACCGCCATCGTGGAAAAACCCGAGGTCGCGCCGTCGCCTTACGCAGTCACAGGTCTTTATTTCCTCGACGGCACAGCTCCTGCAAAAGCCAAATCAGTCAAACCTTCGGCGCGCGGCGAGCTTGAGATCACCTCTCTTTTAGAACTCTATCTGGACGAAGGTTCGCTGACCGTTCAGCAACTCGGTCGCGGTTTTGCGTGGCTCGATACGGGCACCTACGCGAGCCTTCTGGATGCCGGAAACTTCGTCCGTACCTTGTCAGAACGTCAGGGGATGCAGGTTGGCTGCCTTGAGGAAATCGCCTTTGAGGCTGGCTGGATCGACGGCGATGCCTTGGCTGAACGCGCGGAGTTCTATTCCAAAAACGCCTATGGCACCTATCTAAAGGGCCTATTGGCTGAGACTAAGAAAATCAAATAA